Proteins from a single region of Perognathus longimembris pacificus isolate PPM17 chromosome 27, ASM2315922v1, whole genome shotgun sequence:
- the Bcl2l14 gene encoding apoptosis facilitator Bcl-2-like protein 14 — translation MYSRSSACDLEDVPLEEEDDGDSVEFQILAFYARHHAFKGSPVPPARPRGPGPGAADSWTQVAGAWRSTPLGGKKPSWRRLFGGGPGRDEDPPGSPTCGESRAQDGAHGQPSSLSLPGVERRGGSEAVGPKVASIANRVAEIVYSWPPPEDRLHQGGSHKFEFAPQCLRLQSFGTEEDERDGEDPLIGRIVALLKASGDQLERELKKDKALLNGLRQALSYPVFKTITDRFLSTVDTRGESEGKVRGFKAALAIDAMAKLTAVDNHPMNRVLGFGAKYLKDHFSPWVQQHGGWEKVLGLAHEEVD, via the exons ATGTACAGCCGCAGCAGCGCGTGCGACCTTGAGGACGTCCcgctggaggaggaggacgacggcGACAGCGTGGAGTTCCAAATCCTGGCCTTCTACGCCCGGCACCACGCGTTCAAGGGCAGCCCGGTCCCCCCGGCCAGGCCGCGAGGCCCGGGCCCCGGCGCGGCCGACTCGTGGACGCAGGTGGCGGGGGCCTGGCGGTCCACCCCGCTGGGCGGCAAGAAGCCGTCGTGGCGGAGGCTGTTTGGAGGAGGCCCCGGGCGGGACGAGGACCCCCCGGGCTCCCCGACTTGCGGGGAGAGCCGGGCTCAGGACGGGGCGCACGGTCAGCCGTCCTCGCTGTCCCTGCCCGGCGTGGAGCGGCGTGGGGGGAGTGAAG CCGTGGGCCCTAAGGTGGCCTCCATTGCCAACCGAGTGGCGGAAATCGTGTACTCGTGGCCCCCGCCAGAAGACCGGCTGCACCAGGGAGGAAGCCACAAGTTCGAGTTCGCCCCCCAGTGTCTCCGCCTCCAAAGCTTTGGAACAGAAGAAGATGAGAGAG ACGGAGAGGACCCGCTGATCGGCAGGATCGTGGCGCTGCTCAAGGCCTCGGGGGACCAGCTGGAAAGGGAG CTGAAGAAGGACAAGGCCTTGCTGAACGGCCTGCGCCAGGCGCTGTCCTACCCCGTGTTCAAGACCATCACCGACCGGTTCCTGAGCACCGTGGACACCCGCGGGGAGTCGGAGGGGAAGGTGCGGGGCTTCAAGGCGGCCCTGGCCATCGACGCCATGGCCAAGCTCACGGCCGTCGACAATCACCCCATGAACCGGGTGCTGGGCTTCGGGGCCAAGTACCTGAAAGATCACTTCTCGCCCTGGGTGCAGCAGCATGGCGGATGG GAGAAAGTGCTTGGGCTAGCCCACGAAGAAGTGGACTGA